The sequence GCCCATGGCTGGCGGCGGCCCGTGGCCATGGCCACCGTACTCGACCGCCTCCACAGCGCCGCCCGGGAACCCAGGCGGCCGATCCGGCGACCCGGCTCGACCATGAGTCCCCTGGTGTCGGAGTGGCGCGCCGGGGACCCCGAGATCGTGGTGTTCCTCTGCAAGGACGACTCGCCTTTCGTCTTGTTCTGCGCCATGCCGGCCGCGGAACGGCGGCCTGGCGAGGCTGGGGATACGTCACGGGCTGTGGATCCGCCCTGTCATGAGGTGGGGTGAGCGGGGGGCGGCAGGTCGATCAGGAATCGAGAAGCGCCCGTGATCGAGCCGCGTCTAGTGTGACCGTCATGGACATCGAATTCACTGACCGGAGATAGCCGATGACACAGAACCAGCAGGTAGGCAAGCGCAAGCCCGGTACGCCCGGGGCGTTGTCGCGGTGGATGCAGCAGAAGATGAACGCCCGCATGAACCGCAAAATCCGGCGTGGCCACGGCAAGTTCATGAAGATGGACGTACTGATCCTGAACACGGTGGGCCGCCGGAGCGGGCAGCCGCGAGAGACGCCTGTGGCGTGGTTCGGCGACGGTGAGGACGCCTGGCTGATCGTCGCATCGGGCGGTGGGAGCCGGCACCCGGACTGGCACGTCAATCTGATGGCGCATCCCGACCGGGCGTCGGTCGAACTGCCCGGCCGCGACACCGTCCCGGTGACGCCGTACGTGCTCGACGGTGCCGAGCGTGAGCGGGCATGGAAGTCCATCACCGCCGCCCAGCCCCGCTATGAGAAGTACCAGAACAACTCCGACCGGGAATACCCGGTGGTCCGGCTCACCCCACGATGACGCGTACGCCCGCGGTGACCTTGGTCTGAAGACGCGCGGTGGCGAAAGTGCTTTCGACGGGGTTCGCGGTGCGCCGGTGAATCCGGTGCTCGGCCGGGCGTGGCAGAACTCCGGCGGCATGTCCGCGGCATCGCAGATCTCCGTGACAGCCCTGGGGAACTTCGCGCCGCCCCGGCACGGGCCTGATCTGCAGTACACAAGGAAACGCGAAGGAGATCTCATGAATATCGCAGTCATAGGCACGGGCAACATCGGCCGGACCCTGGGTGCGGCGCTCGCCGCGGCCGGACACGACGTCCGCTACGGGTCACGCACGCCTGAGGAATCGGTGCGCGAGGCCCTCGACGGAGCCGAAGCGGTGATCGTCGGCATTCCCGGCCAGTCCGTCGAGGCCTTCGCCCGCGACCACGCCGACGAGCTCGCGGGCAAGGTCGTCATCGACACCGCCAACAAGTTCGGCGACGGTCCCGCGCACAGCGCCGCCGAGTTCGCCGCCCTGGCGCCCGCCGCCCACTACGCCCGCGCCTTCAACGCGCTCGGCTGGGAGAATTTCGCCGACCCCGTCTTCGACGGCGTGGTGGCCGACCTCTTCTACTCCGCCGACGAGACCGACCGCAAAACCGTCGAACGCCTCATCCGCGACACGGGCCTCAACCCCGTCTACCTCGGCCCCGGCCAGCACGACCTGCTCGACCGGCTCCTCGAGCTCTGGTTCACCCTTGTCAACAGCCAGGGCCGCGGCAGGCATCTGGCTCTCAAGGTCCTCTGACCGGCGTCCTTCCATGTCAGCGCCGATGAACCCGTCCTGGTTCAGAACACCTGTCAGCCACGGGTAGTTCGATCACCCCGTGGAAGAGTTCGGAGCAGCCCGCCGACGGCGGCGCGCGGGAAGGCCTGGCTGAGGCCGGCCCTGACAGGGCGACGATAAGCGCGCCGGGGGCCGGTAGGTTGCGGGTGTGAGCGACAACGAGCCGAGCGAGTTCCGCATCGGGGGCGAGATCGGCGTACAGCGGCTCGGGTTCGGGGCCATGCAGCTGCCGACCGGACCCGGACCGGCTCGGGAGGCCGCCATCGCTGTGGCTCGACGCGCCGTCGAGCTGGGCGTCACTCTGATCGACACCGCGCACCTGTACGGGTGGGGTGCCAACGAGGAGCTCCTCGCCGAGGCGCTGTACCCCTATCCGGACGACCTGCTCATCGCGACGAAGGTCGGGGTCGCGCCGCCGAACCCCCCGCACGAGGCGGCGATCTGCGGACGGCCGGACTTCCTGCGGGATCAGGTCGAGCAGGGTCTGCGCCGCCTTCGGGTCGAACGGCTCCAGCTGCTCCAGTTGCATCGCATCGATCCGACGGTGCCGCTCGCCGACCAGCTGGGAACGCTGCGCGAGCTCCAGGCCGAGGGCAGGATCGGCCACATCGGGCTGTCCGAGGTCACCGTCGCCGAGCTTGAGGAGGCGCGGCAGATCATCGACGTCGCGAGCGTGCAGAACCGCTACAACCTGCTCGATCGCGAGCACGAGGCGGTGCTCGACGCCTGTGCCGCGGCGGGGATCGCCTTCCTGCCCTGGCGGCCC comes from Streptosporangium roseum DSM 43021 and encodes:
- a CDS encoding nitroreductase family deazaflavin-dependent oxidoreductase, translating into MTQNQQVGKRKPGTPGALSRWMQQKMNARMNRKIRRGHGKFMKMDVLILNTVGRRSGQPRETPVAWFGDGEDAWLIVASGGGSRHPDWHVNLMAHPDRASVELPGRDTVPVTPYVLDGAERERAWKSITAAQPRYEKYQNNSDREYPVVRLTPR
- a CDS encoding NADPH-dependent F420 reductase; amino-acid sequence: MNIAVIGTGNIGRTLGAALAAAGHDVRYGSRTPEESVREALDGAEAVIVGIPGQSVEAFARDHADELAGKVVIDTANKFGDGPAHSAAEFAALAPAAHYARAFNALGWENFADPVFDGVVADLFYSADETDRKTVERLIRDTGLNPVYLGPGQHDLLDRLLELWFTLVNSQGRGRHLALKVL
- a CDS encoding aldo/keto reductase — encoded protein: MSDNEPSEFRIGGEIGVQRLGFGAMQLPTGPGPAREAAIAVARRAVELGVTLIDTAHLYGWGANEELLAEALYPYPDDLLIATKVGVAPPNPPHEAAICGRPDFLRDQVEQGLRRLRVERLQLLQLHRIDPTVPLADQLGTLRELQAEGRIGHIGLSEVTVAELEEARQIIDVASVQNRYNLLDREHEAVLDACAAAGIAFLPWRPVHPAVSAATSEIAAVAAELGATAAQVSLAWLLHRSPVVLPIPGTGSISHLEENVAAARLRLSGDQWRRLDRIQPR